TGCATAATGAAGAAAAGCTTGAGCTTGGATGCTCTGGCTTACAGCAAAAGCCAAGGAAATGGGTTCTCTTGATGGTAAGGGTGGTTGCGTTCTTGGCCACAGCAGCTGCAACACTTGTGATGGCGCTCAACAAAGAAACCAAAACTCTTGTTGTTGCCACTGTTGGGAATACCCCAATAAAAGTCACCCTCACTGCCAAGTTTCAACACACCCCAGCATTCGTGTAAGCCTAATCAACTCATCTCCTTCCTTTAACATAACTGTAATCAGCATTTGTAAGTACATGAACATAGGAGATGGGAATTTAGGATGGAAATGTTTCAGTATTTCTAGTTATGTGTGTGAGATATGGTGTACTGCAGGTTCTTTGTTGTAGCTAATGGAATGGCTAGTTTCCATAACTTGGTGATGATTATGGTGGAGCTTTGTGGTCAGAAGCTTGATTACAAAGGACTGCGCCTTGCCATGGTCGCCATTTTAGATATGGTAACGTTCTCACAACTTTTTTCTTTACCAAGAGACAAAAAAGGGAGAGAAGACTCTTTgttaaacaaaaactattttgcTCAAATGTTTGCAGATGACAGTGGCTCTGTTATCAGGAGGGGCTAGTGCTGCGACTTTCATGGCTGAGCTAGGAAAGAACGGGAATTCTCATGCAAGGTGGGACAAGATTTGTGACAAATTCGAGACTTTTTGTGATCACGGTGGCGCTGCACTCATTGCTTCCTCCGCCGGCCTTATTCTCATGATGATTATTAGTGTCATGTCGATCATGAAGCTTCTAATTAAACCAAAATCTGACAGCAGCTAGCATTGTTGTCCCATAATGTAAGGACTAAGTGAATCCATTCACTTTGCACCCTTTTCTGCTCTGTGTATTACTCTTGCAAATAATCAAGAATGTTGCCTTCGAGCCGTCTTTGTTGCTATGGCCAGAGAAATGCTATCGATCAGCTGCTTTCAAGTCTCAACAACCATGCATAACAGATAGAGTGTTTGAACATTAACATGGCTTAATTCTAGGGCAAGGAAAGATCCTTTTTCTATCCACCTCTATCGAGCTTCCACAATCAATATACATAGGAAAATAGATACGTGGACCCGGGCTACACGCATGgctggatatatatatatata
This is a stretch of genomic DNA from Populus alba chromosome 11, ASM523922v2, whole genome shotgun sequence. It encodes these proteins:
- the LOC118040781 gene encoding CASP-like protein 1B1, with protein sequence MGLHNEEKLELGCSGLQQKPRKWVLLMVRVVAFLATAAATLVMALNKETKTLVVATVGNTPIKVTLTAKFQHTPAFVFFVVANGMASFHNLVMIMVELCGQKLDYKGLRLAMVAILDMMTVALLSGGASAATFMAELGKNGNSHARWDKICDKFETFCDHGGAALIASSAGLILMMIISVMSIMKLLIKPKSDSS